One genomic region from Kineobactrum salinum encodes:
- the rpoC gene encoding DNA-directed RNA polymerase subunit beta' codes for MKDLLNLLKSQGQSEEFDAIRIGLASPEMIRAWSFGEVKKPETINYRTFKPERDGLFCAKIFGPVKDYECLCGKYKRLKHRGVICEKCGVEVALAKVRRERMGHIELASPVAHIWFLKSLPSRIGLLLDMTLRDIERVLYFESYVVTDPGLTTLNPAQLLTDEEYYEAMEEFGDEFTAKMGAEAVQDLMKQLDLEREISNLREEIPATNSETKIKKLSKRLKLMEAFAGSGNKPEWMVLNALPVLPPDLRPLVPLDGGRFATSDLNDLYRRVINRNNRLKRLLDLNAPDIIVRNEKRMLQESVDALLDNGRRGRAITGSNKRPLKSLADMIKGKQGRFRQNLLGKRVDYSGRSVIVVGPTLRLHQCGLPKKMALELFKPFIFGKLEARGLATTIKAAKKMVEREPPEVWDILAEVIREHPVLLNRAPTLHRLGIQAFEPVLIEGKAIQLHPLVCAAYNADFDGDQMAVHVPLTIEAQLEARALMMSTNNILSPASGDPIIVPSQDVVLGLYYMTRSRVNAKGEGMIFANVSEVNRAYRGGHVHLQARVKVRIHEVVQTEEGDRMERTFIADTTVGRALLWEIVPEGIGYEMVNQDMAKKAISRIINQCYRVVGLKATVIFADQLMYTGYEYSTRSGSSIGVNDFVIPEAKAELIARADREVKEIEDQYAAGLVTQGEKYNKVIDIWSRANDLVSKAMMDGLSKETVINRDGEEEDQASFNSVYIYADSGARGSPAQIRQLAGMRGLMAKPDGSIIETPITANFREGLNVLQYFISTHGARKGLADTALKTANSGYLTRRLVDVAQDLVVTEVDCGTDRGLLMTPVIDGGDIIESLGDRVLGRIVAKDVIKPGSSEEIAITAGTMLDELWIKRLEEMGIDEVEVRSPITCETRHGICSTCYGRDLARGHRVNMGEAIGVVAAQSIGEPGTQLTMRTFHIGGAASRQTAQDNIQVMNEGSVRLHNVKTVERKDGFLIAVSRSGELSILDKMGRERERYKLPYGAIIKVHDNAEVSAGDIVANWDPHTHPIITEVAGIARFSGMEEGITIKRQTDELTGLSNIEVLDLGERPAAGKDVRPAVSLVDSNGDELCLAGTNVPAHYFLPAHALVAPENGANLEAGDVIARIPQEGSKTRDITGGLPRVADLFEARKPKEPAILAEISGTVSFGKETKGKRRLVITPTDSTTLADGSDHYEALIPKWRNMSVFEGEFVEKGEVVSEGPLSPHDILRLKDVKELAKYIVNEIQEVYRLQGVKINDKHIEVIVRQMLRKVVITSSGDSSLIKGEQVEHVTFLEENERLLAEGMVPATAERELLGITKASLATESFISAASFQETTRVLTEAAVTGKRDYLRGLKENVVVGRLIPAGTGLAYHAERKRTRGGETEMSVSAQEIEAALTEALQDSNS; via the coding sequence TTGAAAGACTTACTTAATCTACTCAAATCCCAGGGACAGTCAGAAGAGTTCGATGCGATCCGTATCGGCCTGGCGTCGCCGGAGATGATTCGCGCGTGGTCCTTTGGCGAAGTCAAGAAGCCGGAGACCATCAACTACCGGACTTTCAAACCGGAGCGCGACGGCCTGTTCTGCGCCAAGATCTTTGGCCCGGTGAAGGACTATGAGTGCCTCTGTGGCAAGTACAAGCGCCTCAAACACCGTGGTGTCATCTGTGAAAAATGCGGTGTCGAAGTGGCGCTGGCCAAGGTCCGCCGCGAGCGCATGGGCCATATCGAATTGGCGAGTCCAGTGGCGCATATCTGGTTCCTGAAGTCGCTGCCCTCGCGTATCGGCCTGTTGCTGGACATGACCCTGCGCGATATCGAACGGGTACTCTATTTCGAATCCTATGTGGTGACCGATCCGGGTCTGACCACGCTCAATCCCGCCCAGTTGTTGACCGATGAGGAATACTACGAGGCGATGGAGGAGTTCGGCGACGAATTCACCGCGAAAATGGGTGCTGAAGCAGTTCAGGATCTGATGAAGCAGCTCGACCTGGAGCGCGAAATCAGCAACCTGCGCGAGGAGATCCCGGCCACCAATTCGGAGACCAAGATCAAGAAGCTGTCCAAGCGGTTGAAGTTGATGGAGGCCTTCGCCGGCTCCGGCAACAAGCCCGAGTGGATGGTACTCAATGCCCTGCCGGTACTGCCGCCGGACCTGCGCCCGCTGGTGCCGCTGGATGGCGGCCGCTTTGCGACCTCCGACCTCAACGACCTGTACCGCCGGGTGATCAACCGCAACAACCGCCTCAAGCGGCTGCTGGACCTGAACGCACCGGACATCATCGTGCGCAACGAAAAGCGCATGCTGCAGGAGTCTGTGGACGCGCTGCTGGATAACGGCCGCCGCGGCCGGGCCATCACCGGTTCCAACAAGCGGCCACTGAAGTCCCTGGCCGACATGATCAAGGGCAAGCAGGGGCGGTTCCGCCAGAACCTGCTGGGCAAGCGGGTGGACTACTCCGGCCGCTCGGTGATCGTGGTGGGCCCCACCCTGCGTCTGCACCAGTGCGGACTGCCCAAGAAAATGGCGCTGGAACTGTTCAAGCCCTTCATTTTTGGCAAGCTGGAGGCGCGCGGTCTGGCGACCACCATCAAGGCGGCCAAGAAAATGGTCGAGCGCGAGCCGCCGGAAGTATGGGATATCCTCGCCGAAGTGATTCGCGAGCACCCGGTGCTGCTGAACCGGGCACCCACCCTGCACCGCCTGGGCATCCAGGCCTTCGAGCCGGTGCTGATCGAAGGCAAGGCGATCCAGCTGCACCCGCTGGTCTGCGCCGCCTACAACGCTGACTTTGACGGTGACCAGATGGCGGTCCACGTGCCGCTGACCATCGAGGCCCAGCTGGAAGCGCGGGCGCTGATGATGTCCACCAACAACATCCTGTCGCCGGCCAGCGGTGATCCCATCATCGTGCCGTCCCAGGACGTGGTGCTGGGTCTGTATTACATGACCCGCTCCCGGGTCAACGCCAAGGGCGAGGGCATGATCTTTGCCAACGTTTCCGAGGTCAACCGCGCCTATCGCGGGGGTCACGTACACCTGCAGGCACGGGTCAAGGTACGTATCCATGAAGTGGTTCAAACCGAAGAAGGTGACCGCATGGAGCGCACCTTCATCGCCGATACGACGGTCGGCCGGGCATTGCTGTGGGAGATTGTCCCCGAGGGAATCGGTTATGAGATGGTCAACCAGGATATGGCCAAAAAGGCGATTTCCCGGATCATCAACCAGTGCTACCGCGTTGTGGGTCTGAAGGCCACGGTCATTTTTGCCGATCAGTTGATGTATACCGGCTACGAGTACTCCACCCGTTCCGGCTCCTCCATCGGTGTGAACGACTTTGTGATCCCCGAAGCGAAGGCCGAGCTCATCGCCCGCGCGGACCGGGAAGTGAAGGAGATCGAAGACCAGTATGCGGCCGGTCTGGTCACCCAGGGCGAGAAGTACAACAAGGTTATCGATATCTGGTCACGCGCCAATGATCTGGTGTCCAAGGCAATGATGGATGGCCTGTCCAAGGAGACGGTGATCAACCGCGATGGCGAGGAAGAAGATCAGGCCTCGTTCAACTCGGTGTATATCTATGCTGACTCCGGCGCGCGCGGTTCACCCGCCCAGATCCGTCAACTGGCGGGTATGCGCGGTCTGATGGCCAAGCCGGACGGCTCCATCATCGAGACGCCGATCACCGCCAACTTCCGCGAGGGTCTGAACGTACTTCAGTATTTTATTTCCACGCACGGGGCCCGCAAGGGTCTGGCGGACACGGCACTGAAAACGGCCAACTCCGGTTACCTGACCCGGCGCCTGGTCGACGTGGCCCAGGACCTGGTGGTCACCGAAGTGGATTGCGGCACCGACCGCGGCCTGCTGATGACACCGGTCATCGACGGCGGCGATATCATCGAGTCACTGGGTGACCGTGTTCTGGGCCGGATTGTGGCCAAGGACGTGATCAAGCCTGGCAGCAGTGAGGAAATTGCGATCACTGCCGGCACCATGCTCGATGAATTGTGGATCAAGCGGCTTGAGGAAATGGGCATCGACGAAGTGGAAGTGCGCTCGCCGATTACCTGCGAGACCCGCCACGGGATCTGCTCCACCTGCTACGGGCGTGACCTGGCGCGCGGGCACCGGGTCAACATGGGCGAGGCCATTGGTGTGGTCGCGGCCCAGTCCATTGGTGAGCCGGGTACCCAGCTTACCATGCGCACCTTCCACATTGGTGGGGCGGCGTCGCGGCAGACGGCCCAGGACAACATCCAGGTGATGAACGAGGGCAGCGTGCGGCTGCACAACGTGAAGACTGTAGAGCGCAAGGACGGCTTCCTGATTGCAGTATCCCGTTCCGGCGAGCTGTCCATCCTCGACAAGATGGGTCGTGAGCGCGAGCGCTACAAACTGCCCTACGGTGCGATCATCAAGGTGCATGACAACGCCGAGGTATCCGCCGGCGACATCGTCGCCAACTGGGATCCCCACACCCACCCGATCATTACCGAGGTGGCGGGTATCGCCAGGTTCTCGGGTATGGAGGAGGGGATTACCATCAAGCGCCAGACCGACGAGCTGACGGGTCTGTCCAACATTGAGGTGCTGGATCTGGGTGAGCGGCCGGCGGCGGGCAAGGATGTGCGTCCGGCGGTGTCCCTGGTGGACAGCAACGGTGACGAACTCTGCCTGGCTGGCACCAATGTGCCGGCTCACTACTTCCTGCCGGCCCACGCCCTGGTGGCGCCGGAGAATGGCGCCAATCTGGAGGCGGGCGACGTTATTGCGCGGATTCCCCAGGAAGGCTCCAAGACCCGGGATATCACCGGCGGTCTGCCGCGGGTGGCGGACCTGTTCGAGGCTCGCAAGCCCAAGGAGCCTGCCATCCTGGCAGAGATCTCCGGCACTGTGAGCTTTGGCAAGGAAACCAAGGGCAAGCGGCGGCTGGTGATCACGCCCACCGACAGCACGACGCTGGCGGATGGCTCGGATCACTACGAGGCGTTGATTCCCAAGTGGCGCAACATGTCGGTGTTTGAGGGCGAGTTTGTCGAAAAAGGCGAGGTGGTCTCCGAGGGCCCGCTGAGCCCGCACGATATCCTGCGCCTCAAGGACGTCAAGGAGCTGGCGAAGTACATTGTCAATGAGATCCAGGAGGTGTACCGCCTCCAGGGTGTGAAGATCAATGACAAGCACATCGAAGTCATCGTGCGCCAGATGTTGCGCAAGGTCGTCATCACTTCGTCCGGGGACTCCAGTCTGATCAAGGGCGAGCAGGTCGAGCATGTGACCTTCCTGGAAGAGAACGAACGCCTGCTGGCGGAGGGCATGGTGCCCGCCACTGCCGAGCGCGAGTTGCTGGGCATCACCAAGGCATCGCTGGCGACCGAGAGCTTTATCTCGGCGGCATCGTTCCAGGAGACCACCCGCGTCCTCACCGAGGCTGCTGTCACCGGCAAGCGGGATTATCTGCGCGGACTCAAGGAAAACGTCGTTGTGGGCCGCCTGATTCCGGCGGGCACCGGCCTGGCCTATCATGCCGAGCGCAAGCGCACCCGCGGTGGCGAGACGGAAATGAGTGTTTCGGCCCAGGAAATCGAAGCAGCACTGACCGAGGCACTGCAGGACAGCAACAGCTAG
- the rpsL gene encoding 30S ribosomal protein S12, with amino-acid sequence MATINQLVRTPRKRKVAKSDVPALQSCPQRRGVCTRVYTTTPKKPNSALRKVCRVRLTNGYEVSSYIGGEGHNLQEHSVVLIRGGRVKDLPGVRYHTVRGSLDTSGVANRRQARSKYGTKRPK; translated from the coding sequence ATGGCAACGATCAACCAATTGGTTCGTACGCCCAGAAAGCGCAAAGTGGCAAAGAGCGATGTGCCCGCCCTGCAAAGCTGTCCGCAGCGCCGCGGTGTGTGCACCCGTGTTTACACCACGACCCCGAAAAAGCCGAACTCGGCTCTGCGCAAGGTTTGCCGTGTACGCCTGACCAACGGTTACGAAGTCTCTTCGTATATCGGTGGCGAGGGACACAACCTGCAGGAGCACAGTGTAGTGCTGATACGCGGTGGTCGGGTCAAGGACTTGCCGGGGGTGCGTTACCACACCGTCCGCGGCAGCCTGGATACCTCCGGGGTGGCCAATCGCCGCCAGGCCCGTTCCAAGTATGGTACCAAGCGTCCCAAGTAA
- the rpsG gene encoding 30S ribosomal protein S7 encodes MPRRRVVAKREVLPDPKYGNTTLAKFMNHVMVSGKKSVAEGIVYGALEIVQERLKKDPIEAFDEALENIAPMVEVKSRRVGGATYQVPVEVRPARRVALSMRWLVDYARNRGEKSMRQRLAGEIIDASQGKGNAVKKREDVHRMAEANKAFSHYRF; translated from the coding sequence ATGCCGAGAAGAAGAGTAGTCGCCAAGCGCGAAGTGCTGCCAGATCCCAAATACGGCAACACCACGCTGGCAAAATTCATGAACCATGTCATGGTGAGTGGCAAGAAATCCGTGGCCGAAGGTATCGTCTACGGTGCCCTGGAGATCGTCCAGGAGCGTCTGAAGAAAGACCCCATCGAAGCCTTTGACGAGGCACTTGAGAATATCGCGCCGATGGTCGAGGTGAAATCCCGCCGTGTGGGTGGGGCCACCTATCAGGTACCTGTCGAAGTGCGTCCCGCCCGCCGGGTAGCACTGTCCATGCGCTGGCTGGTTGATTACGCCCGCAATCGTGGCGAAAAGTCGATGCGCCAGCGTCTGGCGGGTGAAATCATCGATGCTTCCCAGGGCAAGGGCAATGCCGTGAAGAAGCGCGAGGATGTGCACCGCATGGCGGAAGCGAACAAGGCGTTCTCTCACTACCGTTTTTAA
- the fusA gene encoding elongation factor G: MARKTPIKRYRNIGICAHVDAGKTTTTERVLFYTGLSHKIGEVHDGAATMDWMEQEQERGITITSAATTCFWRGMDAQFDEHRINIIDTPGHVDFTIEVERSLRVLDGAVVVLCGSSGVQPQTETVWRQANKYEVPRMVFVNKMDRAGADFRRVVEQLKTRLGANPVPLQMTIGAEDGFRGVVDLIKNKTIIWSEDDQGMTFTHAPVPADLVDEVAEMREFLVEAAAEANEELMDKYLEGGSLTEEEIKLGIRTRTLAGEIVPVLGGSAFKNKGVQAMLDAVIEYLPSPTEVRAIEGTLLDKDDTVETREADDDAPFAALAFKIATDPFVGTLTFFRVYSGKLESGTGVFNSVKQKKERIGRMVQMHANSREEIKEVLAGDIAAAVGLKDTTTGDTLCDMTKPIVLERMEFPEPVISVAVEPKSKADQEKMGIALGKLAQEDPSFRVKTDPESGQTIISGMGELHLDILVDRMRREFSVEANIGKPQVAYREAIRNTSEIEGKFVRQSGGRGQYGHVWIRFQPGEDENAEGLEFVNEVVGGTVPREYIPAVQKGVEEQMQNGVLAGYPLLGLKATLFDGSFHDVDSNEMAFKIAASMATKKLAQHGGAVLLEPIMKVEVITPEENMGDVVGDLNRRRGLISGMDESVSGKVINAEVPLAEMFGYATDLRSATQGRATYTMEFMKYSEAPNNIAQEIISKNTTK, translated from the coding sequence GTGGCACGCAAGACTCCTATCAAGCGATACCGGAACATCGGTATCTGCGCCCATGTGGATGCGGGTAAAACCACAACCACCGAGCGCGTACTTTTCTACACCGGACTGTCCCACAAGATTGGTGAGGTGCACGATGGTGCAGCCACCATGGACTGGATGGAGCAGGAACAGGAGCGGGGTATTACCATCACCTCTGCGGCGACCACCTGTTTCTGGCGTGGCATGGATGCCCAGTTTGACGAGCACCGCATCAATATCATCGACACCCCCGGACACGTTGATTTCACGATCGAAGTGGAGCGGTCCCTGCGGGTGCTGGACGGTGCCGTGGTAGTACTGTGCGGTTCTTCCGGCGTGCAGCCGCAGACCGAGACGGTCTGGCGTCAGGCCAACAAATACGAAGTGCCGCGTATGGTCTTCGTCAACAAGATGGACCGGGCCGGTGCCGATTTTCGCAGGGTAGTCGAGCAGTTGAAGACCCGCCTGGGCGCCAATCCGGTGCCCCTGCAGATGACCATTGGCGCCGAGGACGGGTTCCGCGGCGTGGTTGACCTGATCAAGAACAAGACCATCATCTGGAGCGAAGACGACCAGGGCATGACCTTTACACATGCACCGGTGCCGGCGGACCTGGTTGATGAGGTCGCGGAAATGCGGGAATTCCTGGTGGAAGCCGCTGCCGAGGCCAATGAAGAGCTGATGGACAAGTACCTGGAAGGCGGCTCGTTGACCGAGGAAGAAATCAAGCTGGGTATTCGTACCCGCACCCTGGCTGGCGAGATCGTGCCAGTGCTGGGCGGTTCCGCTTTCAAGAACAAGGGCGTACAGGCGATGCTGGACGCAGTGATCGAATACCTCCCTTCACCCACAGAAGTGCGGGCGATCGAAGGCACCTTGCTGGACAAGGACGACACTGTCGAAACCCGGGAAGCGGATGACGATGCTCCCTTTGCCGCGCTGGCCTTCAAGATTGCCACCGACCCCTTTGTCGGCACCTTGACCTTCTTCCGGGTCTACTCCGGCAAGCTGGAAAGCGGTACCGGCGTATTCAACTCGGTCAAGCAGAAGAAAGAACGTATCGGCCGCATGGTGCAGATGCACGCCAACAGTCGCGAAGAGATCAAGGAAGTACTGGCCGGTGATATCGCGGCGGCAGTGGGCCTGAAGGATACCACCACGGGGGATACCCTGTGTGATATGACCAAGCCTATCGTCCTGGAGCGCATGGAGTTTCCCGAGCCGGTGATTTCGGTGGCGGTAGAGCCGAAGTCCAAGGCCGATCAGGAAAAAATGGGTATTGCGCTGGGCAAGCTGGCCCAGGAAGATCCTTCCTTCAGGGTCAAGACGGATCCTGAGTCAGGGCAGACCATTATCTCGGGCATGGGCGAGTTGCACTTGGATATCCTGGTAGACCGGATGCGCCGCGAGTTCAGCGTCGAGGCGAATATCGGCAAACCGCAGGTGGCGTACCGCGAAGCAATCCGCAATACCAGTGAGATCGAAGGCAAGTTCGTGCGCCAATCCGGTGGCCGCGGCCAGTACGGTCACGTCTGGATCCGGTTTCAGCCGGGCGAAGACGAGAACGCCGAGGGCCTCGAGTTCGTCAATGAGGTGGTCGGTGGTACCGTGCCCCGGGAATACATTCCCGCGGTGCAGAAAGGGGTTGAAGAACAGATGCAGAATGGTGTCCTGGCGGGCTACCCGTTGCTGGGCTTGAAAGCCACCCTGTTTGACGGCTCCTTCCACGATGTGGACTCCAACGAAATGGCGTTCAAGATTGCTGCCAGCATGGCAACCAAGAAGCTGGCGCAGCACGGTGGCGCCGTGTTGCTGGAGCCCATCATGAAAGTGGAAGTCATCACGCCTGAGGAGAACATGGGTGACGTAGTCGGTGACCTCAACCGGCGCCGTGGCCTTATCTCAGGCATGGACGAAAGCGTGTCCGGCAAAGTCATCAATGCCGAAGTGCCGTTGGCGGAGATGTTTGGTTATGCGACCGACCTGCGTTCAGCGACGCAGGGCCGGGCCACCTATACGATGGAGTTCATGAAATACTCCGAGGCGCCGAACAATATCGCGCAGGAAATTATTTCCAAGAACACAACCAAGTAA
- a CDS encoding TM2 domain-containing protein → MMERQIEQQVETHSVVMGYLLWIFGFIGAHRFYYGRQITGIIWFFTLGLFFIGWIIDLFLIPGMSRDADRRYQDGPVDYNLAWILLTFLGVFGIHRFYMGKIFTGLLYLLTLGLFGFGVLYDFLTLNGQISEKNHR, encoded by the coding sequence ATGATGGAGCGGCAGATCGAACAACAGGTCGAGACTCACTCGGTGGTGATGGGCTATTTGTTGTGGATTTTCGGCTTTATCGGCGCCCACCGCTTCTACTATGGCCGCCAGATTACCGGCATTATCTGGTTTTTCACGCTGGGGCTGTTCTTCATTGGCTGGATCATCGACCTGTTCCTGATTCCCGGCATGTCACGCGATGCGGACCGCCGCTACCAGGACGGCCCCGTCGACTACAATCTCGCCTGGATCCTGCTGACCTTTCTCGGGGTGTTCGGGATACACCGCTTCTATATGGGCAAGATATTCACCGGCCTGCTGTACCTGCTGACCCTGGGACTGTTCGGGTTCGGGGTGCTGTATGACTTCCTGACGCTAAATGGGCAGATTTCGGAGAAAAACCACCGCTAA
- a CDS encoding YdcH family protein yields the protein MSVEHHDLVHEFPEFRERIHKLKTTDTHFRKLFDEYHELTRSIENMENEVTPAATRTEERAKVQRLHLKDALYCMLNAVE from the coding sequence ATGTCTGTAGAACATCACGATCTGGTACACGAATTTCCCGAATTCCGGGAGCGTATACACAAGCTGAAAACAACTGATACCCACTTCCGCAAGCTGTTCGATGAATATCACGAACTGACCCGCAGTATCGAAAATATGGAGAATGAAGTGACGCCGGCCGCGACACGTACAGAGGAGCGCGCCAAGGTGCAGCGGCTGCACCTTAAGGACGCACTCTACTGCATGCTCAATGCAGTTGAATAA
- a CDS encoding TraR/DksA family transcriptional regulator — MKETSTVTNAALKRQLEEKLARLQERLERIRRDIGKEHSLDAAEQAQERENDEVVDAIGVETAQSLREVQAALARLEAGSYGICERCGEEIAPARLAVLPEAVLCVNCAA, encoded by the coding sequence ATGAAGGAGACCAGCACCGTGACCAATGCCGCGCTGAAGCGCCAGCTTGAGGAAAAACTCGCGAGATTGCAGGAGCGCCTGGAGCGAATCCGGCGGGACATTGGCAAAGAGCACTCGCTGGATGCCGCCGAGCAGGCGCAGGAGCGCGAGAACGATGAGGTGGTGGACGCCATCGGGGTGGAGACCGCGCAGTCGCTGCGGGAGGTACAGGCCGCCCTGGCCCGGCTGGAAGCCGGCAGCTACGGAATCTGCGAGCGCTGCGGCGAGGAAATCGCCCCGGCGAGGCTGGCGGTGCTGCCGGAAGCAGTGCTTTGTGTCAACTGTGCCGCCTGA
- the rpsJ gene encoding 30S ribosomal protein S10, whose product MQSQRIRIRLKAFDHRLIDTSTQEIVETARRTGAQVKGPIPLPTRKEKFTVLVSPHVNKDARDQYEIRTHKRLLDIVEPTEKTVDALMKLDLAAGVEVQISLG is encoded by the coding sequence GTGCAGAGTCAGCGCATTCGAATTCGTCTCAAGGCTTTTGATCATCGCCTGATAGATACATCTACTCAGGAGATCGTGGAAACGGCGCGCCGTACCGGTGCCCAGGTCAAAGGCCCCATCCCCCTCCCCACCCGGAAGGAAAAGTTCACCGTGCTGGTTTCTCCGCACGTAAATAAAGATGCGCGTGACCAGTACGAAATTCGTACCCACAAGCGTCTGTTGGACATCGTGGAGCCTACAGAGAAAACTGTAGACGCCCTGATGAAGTTGGACCTGGCAGCAGGTGTCGAAGTACAGATCAGTCTTGGTTAA
- the rplC gene encoding 50S ribosomal protein L3, translated as MTIGLVGRKSGMTRVFTEDGISIPVTVVEVAPNRVTQIKELDSDGYRAIQVTAGSRKASKVSKSAAGHFAKAGVEAGLGLWEFRLAEADEAPSIGSELTVERFEVGQKVDVAGKSKGKGFQGVIKRWNFSMQDATHGNSLSHRAPGSIGQCQTPGRVFKGKKMSGHMGAESVTTQGLEIVRVDVERNLLLIKGAVPGAPGGDVIVRPAVKA; from the coding sequence ATGACTATTGGCTTAGTCGGCCGTAAGTCCGGTATGACTCGCGTTTTTACCGAGGACGGCATATCCATTCCAGTAACCGTAGTGGAGGTAGCTCCAAACCGCGTTACTCAGATCAAAGAGCTCGATAGCGATGGCTATCGCGCAATCCAGGTCACCGCGGGCAGCCGCAAGGCCTCGAAAGTGAGTAAATCAGCGGCCGGACATTTCGCCAAGGCGGGTGTCGAAGCGGGCCTCGGTCTGTGGGAATTTCGGCTGGCAGAGGCTGATGAGGCCCCGTCGATCGGCTCCGAGTTGACTGTCGAGCGTTTCGAGGTTGGACAGAAGGTCGATGTTGCCGGCAAATCCAAGGGCAAGGGCTTCCAGGGCGTAATCAAGCGCTGGAATTTCTCGATGCAGGATGCCACTCACGGCAACTCCCTGTCGCACCGCGCTCCGGGTTCCATCGGGCAGTGCCAGACGCCTGGCCGTGTCTTCAAGGGCAAGAAAATGTCCGGGCACATGGGCGCTGAGAGCGTCACCACCCAGGGGCTGGAAATCGTCCGGGTCGATGTTGAGCGCAATTTGCTGCTCATCAAGGGCGCGGTACCCGGTGCACCCGGCGGAGACGTTATCGTACGTCCCGCAGTCAAGGCTTAA
- the rplD gene encoding 50S ribosomal protein L4 has translation MELSVVKPGNAAAGTVSVSDVAFAREYNEDLVHQVVTAYLAGARQGTRAQKNRAAVRGGGKKPWRQKGTGRARAGTIRSPIWRSGGVTFAAQPQDHSQKVNRKMYRAAMRSIMSELARQDRLIVVESLDIEAPKTRLLAQQLGEYGLDNVLIVTSELGENLYLAARNLHKVDVRDVDGVDPVSLVAYDKVMVTVDAVKKIEEMLA, from the coding sequence GTGGAATTGAGTGTAGTGAAGCCGGGTAACGCTGCAGCGGGTACAGTATCCGTTTCCGATGTTGCCTTTGCGCGCGAATACAACGAGGACCTGGTTCACCAGGTTGTTACTGCCTATCTGGCCGGTGCCCGTCAGGGTACTCGCGCTCAGAAGAACCGCGCTGCGGTCAGGGGCGGTGGCAAGAAGCCCTGGCGCCAGAAGGGCACCGGCCGTGCCCGGGCAGGGACCATTCGTTCCCCCATCTGGCGCAGCGGCGGGGTGACCTTTGCTGCCCAGCCCCAGGATCACTCGCAGAAGGTCAATCGCAAGATGTACCGGGCCGCGATGCGCTCCATCATGTCGGAGCTGGCGCGCCAGGATCGACTGATAGTAGTGGAAAGCCTCGATATCGAGGCGCCGAAGACCAGGTTGCTGGCACAGCAGCTGGGCGAATACGGCCTCGATAACGTGCTGATCGTGACGTCAGAGCTGGGCGAAAACCTGTATCTGGCCGCACGTAACCTGCACAAGGTAGATGTGCGCGATGTGGATGGCGTCGATCCGGTGAGCCTGGTCGCCTATGACAAGGTCATGGTTACAGTGGACGCGGTCAAGAAAATTGAGGAGATGCTGGCATGA
- the rplW gene encoding 50S ribosomal protein L23 — MNQERIFQVLLAPHVSEKAAVLADSNNQYVFKVAVDASKAEIKKSVEQLFKVKVDAVQTLKVKGKVKRNRYGLSAKSTWKKAYVRLEQGQDIDFAVAE; from the coding sequence ATGAACCAGGAGCGCATTTTCCAGGTGTTGCTCGCCCCGCACGTATCCGAAAAGGCGGCGGTGCTGGCAGACAGCAACAACCAGTACGTGTTCAAGGTGGCTGTGGACGCCTCCAAGGCGGAGATCAAGAAGTCGGTCGAGCAGCTGTTCAAGGTCAAGGTGGACGCAGTCCAGACCCTGAAAGTAAAAGGCAAGGTCAAGCGCAATCGCTATGGCCTCAGTGCCAAGTCGACCTGGAAGAAGGCATACGTGCGCCTGGAGCAGGGTCAGGACATCGACTTTGCCGTGGCTGAGTAA